A genomic stretch from Primulina huaijiensis isolate GDHJ02 chromosome 14, ASM1229523v2, whole genome shotgun sequence includes:
- the LOC140957110 gene encoding uncharacterized protein → MLLSLVEDLDLFNKYPWGMIAYNEVLKSIKRDLTSIKLKKKKKNEKIVEYGAFTLNGFVHPLQILTYECISGIAKKFAKRRDRYNMILPRMCRWISNDWHVKSSPKYNEVVQASHECLNRMVIGVLTPTKLELQASYITNDSSPENVDQPLEEQKSFEDMQSQRADAHDKQSPPLRQEENRPHTSTHIDPSAFVGEVPSVSNYFVQLRDYIDEKFTKLQAYVDYKISSIHSY, encoded by the exons ATGCTTTTGAGTTTAGTGGAGGATTTGGATTTGTTTAACAAATATCCTTGGGGTATGATAGCTTATAACGAAGTTCTTAAAAGTATAAAGCGAGATTTAACTTCaatcaaattgaaaaaaaagaagaagaacgaAAAGATTGTCGAATATGGAGCGTTTACTTTGAACGGATTTGTTCATCCATTGCAA aTTCTTACATATGAATGTATTTCTGGCATTGCAAAGAAGTTTGCTAAGCGAAGAGATAGATATAACATGATACTTCCGCGTATGTGTAGATGGATTTCAAATGATTGGCATGTGAAATCATCTCCAAAGTACAATGAAGTTGTTCAAGCATCACATGAGTGTTTAAATAGG ATGGTTATTGGCGTGTTGACACCTACAAAGTTGGAACTACAAGCCTCATACATCACAAATG ATAGCAGCCCCGAAAACGTTGATCAACCCTTAGAAGAGCAAAAATCTTTTGAAGATATGCAAAGCCAGAGAGCAGATGCACATGACAAACAATCACCTCCACTTCGTCAAGAAGAAAATCGACCGCACACCTCCACACATATTGATCCGAGTGCTTTTGTTGGAGAGGTTCCGAGTGTCTCAAATTATTTTGTCCAACTTCGAGATTATATAGATGAGAAGTTTACAAAATTGCAAGCATACGTGgat TACAAAATATCTTCGATTCATTCATACTAA